From the genome of Psychrobacter sp. M13:
TAAAATAATAATAGATAGTTAATAGGAGTTCTCATGACAGATAGTACTGAACAGACCATTGAGCCGAGATTTATTAAGCAAAAGCGTGATTTCAATATTCAGCGCGTTATTGTCAAAATTGGTTCATCATTATTGACTAATAATGGTCGCGGACTTGATAGAACCGCTATATATGAATGGGCAAAGCAAATAGCAAAGCTGCATAATAATGGTGTTGAGGTACTATTGGTATCTTCAGGCGCGGTCGCTGAAGGGGTAGTACGCATGAACTTAGAGGAGCGCCCCAAAAAGCTGGCAGCCCTACAAGCTTGTGCTTCAATCGGTCAAATGGGCTTGATTGAGACGTGGTGGTCAGCGCTGATTCAACATGGTATCCAAAGCTCACAGCTATTGCTCACTCATGATGATTTATCCAATCGTAGTCGCTATCTCAATACCGCAAGCGCCCTAACTCAACTGCTAGAATGGCGCGTCCTACCTGTCATCAATGAAAACGATACCATTACTATCGATGAGATCAAGTTTGGTGATAATGATACTCTAGGCGCGATGGCGGCAGCTATGGTTGGCGCTGACTTATATATTATCTTAACCGATCAAAAAGGCGTATTCACTGATAATCCGCGTGATAACCCTGATGCAAAAATGATTCGTC
Proteins encoded in this window:
- the proB gene encoding glutamate 5-kinase, producing MTDSTEQTIEPRFIKQKRDFNIQRVIVKIGSSLLTNNGRGLDRTAIYEWAKQIAKLHNNGVEVLLVSSGAVAEGVVRMNLEERPKKLAALQACASIGQMGLIETWWSALIQHGIQSSQLLLTHDDLSNRSRYLNTASALTQLLEWRVLPVINENDTITIDEIKFGDNDTLGAMAAAMVGADLYIILTDQKGVFTDNPRDNPDAKMIRQERAMADYLFDIAGDGGKLGRGGMLTKIRAGRLAAMGGCPTVIVSGAIDDVITRVISGEAVGTLLTTNDEDKIIARKQWIAAHLRMAGSLIVDAGAAKALIEQNRSLLPVGVVEVRGDFDEGEVVQIVNQDTGERLAVGQVNFSSTDARRVARERTGEFDKILGNNEERIVMVHRDNLALSM